One Bdellovibrio bacteriovorus str. Tiberius DNA segment encodes these proteins:
- a CDS encoding ASCH domain-containing protein, translated as MMKHKTLSIVHPNGTRIANGEKTIEVRRWLPPTDLTGDLLIVENKNFLFKEGETDIGIPVAIVKIKSVRPFEEKDIPAACATRWEPGYYSWELTEVRKLNSTQQVLAARGIYELEIDL; from the coding sequence ATGATGAAACACAAAACCCTCTCCATAGTCCACCCCAACGGCACCCGCATCGCCAACGGCGAAAAAACCATCGAAGTCCGCCGCTGGCTTCCCCCTACCGACCTCACCGGTGACCTGCTCATCGTAGAAAACAAAAACTTCCTCTTCAAAGAAGGCGAAACCGACATCGGCATCCCAGTCGCAATCGTAAAAATCAAATCCGTTCGCCCCTTCGAAGAAAAAGACATCCCCGCCGCCTGCGCAACCCGATGGGAACCCGGCTACTATTCCTGGGAACTCACCGAAGTAAGAAAACTAAACTCCACCCAACAAGTCCTCGCCGCAAGAGGCATCTACGAACTGGAAATAGACCTTTAA